Proteins from a genomic interval of Candidatus Angelobacter sp.:
- the leuB gene encoding 3-isopropylmalate dehydrogenase: protein MNSYKIAALAGDGIGPEVMHEAIKVLRVVEKKFSLELLITEAPVGWAGIDAAGKALPDATLELCKRSDAILFGSVGLPDRDPTIPKEQRPERAALLRIRKEFGLFANLRPVKLLRALAHACPLRPERQGDGVDVLVVRELTGGMYFGQPKKTEPVSPAVQRAIDTMVYTTPEIERIGHVAFKAARQRRRKVTSIDKANVLENGVLWREVVTSVAKQYNDVTLEHMFVDNAAMQLVLKPAQFDVMLCENMFGDILSDEAAALAGSLGMLPSASLGATAGARTFGFYEPAGGTAPDIAGKNLANPVAQILSAALMLRHSFGLNDAAAAIESAVEKAITTGHRTGDIYSANESGTTRIGTSLMGDVIASAI, encoded by the coding sequence ATGAACAGCTACAAAATCGCGGCACTTGCCGGCGACGGCATCGGGCCGGAGGTGATGCACGAGGCGATCAAGGTGCTGAGGGTCGTCGAGAAGAAATTTTCCCTTGAATTACTGATCACTGAAGCGCCCGTCGGTTGGGCCGGTATTGACGCCGCGGGCAAGGCGCTTCCGGACGCGACGCTGGAGCTGTGCAAACGGTCGGACGCGATTTTGTTCGGCTCGGTGGGACTGCCTGACCGTGATCCGACGATTCCGAAGGAGCAACGCCCCGAACGCGCCGCCCTCCTGCGGATTCGCAAGGAGTTTGGATTGTTCGCCAACCTGCGCCCGGTGAAACTGCTGAGGGCGCTGGCCCACGCGTGTCCGCTGCGACCGGAGCGGCAGGGAGACGGCGTTGATGTTCTCGTCGTGCGGGAACTGACCGGCGGCATGTATTTTGGCCAGCCGAAAAAAACCGAACCGGTTTCGCCCGCCGTGCAACGCGCCATAGACACGATGGTCTATACAACACCGGAGATCGAGCGCATCGGACACGTCGCCTTCAAGGCCGCGCGACAGCGGCGCAGGAAAGTCACCAGCATTGACAAGGCGAACGTGCTTGAAAACGGCGTTCTCTGGCGCGAAGTCGTCACAAGCGTCGCAAAGCAATATAACGACGTGACGCTCGAACATATGTTTGTGGACAACGCCGCGATGCAGCTCGTGCTCAAGCCGGCGCAGTTCGACGTGATGCTTTGTGAAAACATGTTTGGCGACATTCTGAGCGATGAAGCGGCCGCCCTGGCCGGTTCACTCGGCATGCTGCCCAGCGCAAGCCTTGGAGCCACGGCGGGGGCGCGAACGTTCGGCTTCTACGAACCGGCGGGCGGCACCGCGCCGGATATTGCCGGGAAAAATCTGGCGAATCCCGTCGCGCAAATCCTTTCCGCCGCGCTGATGCTCCGTCACAGCTTCGGATTGAATGACGCGGCGGCGGCCATCGAGAGCGCCGTCGAAAAAGCGATCACCACCGGTCATCGGACCGGCGATATCTACAGCGCGAACGAATCCGGCACGACCAGGATCGGAACGAGTTTGATGGGCGATGTGATTGCATCGGCGATTTGA